The Lewinellaceae bacterium genome has a segment encoding these proteins:
- a CDS encoding polyprenyl synthetase family protein, translating to MAKSLKEIKQPIEAELKQFETHFREAMRSPVPLLDRITYYIVRRKGKQVRPIFVFLAAKICGDISESTFRAASLVELLHTATLVHDDVVDDSFERRGFFSINALWKNKIAVLVGDYFFSQGMLLALKHKEYRQLDIVSTAVKAMSEGELLQIEKARRLDITEDVYYDIIRNKTASLIASACSAGASSATNDDAVIELMRLFGEKLGIAFQIRDDLFDFGSEDVGKPLGIDIKEKKMTLPLIYALQHAPKKDRRYIINIIKNHSENAEKVKEVINFVQQSGGLEYSQKAMNDYRDQAFQLLNTFPETTARESLKDLVAFITDRKR from the coding sequence ATGGCGAAGTCGTTGAAGGAAATTAAACAACCTATTGAGGCAGAGTTAAAACAGTTTGAAACTCACTTTCGGGAAGCTATGCGCAGTCCGGTTCCGTTACTCGACAGAATAACCTATTACATCGTTCGCCGAAAAGGCAAGCAGGTTCGCCCCATCTTCGTTTTTCTTGCAGCAAAAATTTGTGGTGACATTTCGGAATCCACCTTCAGGGCGGCCTCTCTCGTTGAATTGCTCCATACCGCTACCCTGGTTCACGATGACGTAGTGGACGATTCTTTCGAACGCCGGGGCTTTTTCTCCATCAATGCCCTCTGGAAAAACAAAATTGCCGTACTCGTCGGCGATTACTTTTTTTCACAGGGTATGCTGCTCGCCCTCAAACACAAAGAATACCGCCAGCTCGACATCGTCTCCACGGCCGTAAAAGCCATGAGTGAAGGGGAGTTGCTCCAGATAGAAAAAGCCCGCCGCCTCGACATTACCGAGGACGTTTATTACGACATCATCCGCAACAAAACGGCTTCCCTGATCGCTTCCGCCTGCAGCGCCGGAGCCTCTTCGGCTACCAACGACGATGCCGTCATCGAATTGATGAGACTCTTCGGCGAAAAGCTGGGCATCGCCTTCCAGATTCGCGATGACCTCTTCGATTTTGGATCAGAAGATGTGGGCAAACCCCTGGGCATTGACATCAAAGAAAAGAAAATGACTCTTCCGCTGATCTATGCTTTACAGCATGCTCCCAAAAAAGATCGCAGGTATATCATAAATATTATAAAAAACCACAGCGAGAACGCTGAAAAAGTGAAGGAAGTCATTAATTTTGTGCAACAAAGCGGGGGGCTCGAATATTCACAAAAAGCGATGAACGATTATCGTGATCAGGCCTTTCAATTATTAAATACTTTTCCGGAAACTACTGCACGGGAATCCTTAAAAGACCTCGTGGCTTTTATCACCGATAGAAAAAGATAA
- a CDS encoding ribose-phosphate pyrophosphokinase, with amino-acid sequence MTDVKLFSGTETQYLSEKIADFHGQALGDITVNRFSDGEMHPVINESVRGSYVFFIQSTFAPADNILELLLMIDAAKRASAGYITAVIPYFGYARQDRKDKPRVPISAKLIAGLLKDAGVNRVMTMDFHADQIQGFFNIPVDHLKSEAIFIPYLKKQKLDKVIFASPDVGGVKRARTYAQYFEKNLVICDKYRKKANEIAEMTVIGDVDGADVILIDDLIDTAGTLCHAADALIAKGAKSVRAMCTHPVLSGPAYERIENSQLTEVIVCDTLPLKKKVAKIKQLSTAKLFSRAIRNTYEHRSISALFVKP; translated from the coding sequence ATGACTGATGTAAAACTTTTTTCAGGAACTGAAACGCAATACCTTTCTGAAAAAATAGCTGATTTCCACGGACAGGCGTTGGGAGACATCACCGTAAATCGTTTTAGCGACGGAGAAATGCATCCCGTAATCAACGAATCCGTGAGGGGGAGTTACGTATTTTTTATACAGTCGACTTTTGCGCCGGCAGACAATATCCTGGAGCTGCTGCTCATGATCGATGCCGCCAAAAGAGCCTCTGCCGGTTACATCACCGCGGTCATTCCTTACTTCGGTTATGCCCGCCAGGACAGAAAAGACAAACCTCGTGTTCCTATCTCTGCCAAACTCATCGCCGGCCTCCTGAAAGACGCCGGGGTCAATCGTGTGATGACCATGGATTTCCACGCCGACCAGATACAGGGTTTTTTCAACATCCCTGTGGATCACCTTAAAAGTGAGGCCATTTTTATCCCTTACCTGAAAAAGCAAAAACTCGATAAAGTCATTTTTGCCTCTCCCGACGTAGGTGGGGTCAAACGTGCAAGAACCTACGCTCAATATTTTGAAAAAAATCTGGTCATCTGTGACAAATACAGAAAAAAAGCCAATGAAATTGCCGAGATGACCGTCATCGGAGATGTGGATGGTGCCGACGTGATTCTCATTGACGACCTCATTGATACCGCAGGCACACTTTGCCATGCTGCTGATGCCTTAATTGCCAAAGGAGCCAAAAGTGTTCGTGCCATGTGCACACACCCTGTACTTTCCGGCCCTGCTTACGAAAGGATTGAAAATTCCCAATTGACAGAGGTGATCGTATGCGATACATTGCCATTGAAAAAGAAGGTGGCCAAGATCAAACAGTTGTCTACCGCCAAACTTTTTTCCCGGGCCATCCGGAATACTTATGAACACCGGTCGATTTCGGCCTTGTTTGTAAAGCCGTAG
- a CDS encoding outer membrane beta-barrel protein — MIKTFKVAAGVLVFSLFTTMIVAQKGWEVGPGVGLSHYFGDLNTNYRLNKPGIAGSLNFRYNFNTRICLKFSGNYGTVSATDADSKNIFEQQRNLSFESVIVDGSAQLEFNFLPYIHGSADEYFTPYLFGGLSAFYYNPTAEYQGQVYELRPLGTEGQFKGEEYLPMSGAWLFGAGMKVDLNYQWSINVELGIRSAFTDYLDDVSTLYPDNDDVRRDKGEIAAALSDRSLGVDNPISKEGRQRGNANNNDSYSIFSVSMMYYFGSIRCPEISKIRK, encoded by the coding sequence ATGATAAAAACCTTCAAAGTTGCTGCAGGAGTTCTTGTGTTCAGCCTCTTCACCACGATGATCGTGGCTCAAAAAGGCTGGGAAGTTGGTCCCGGGGTGGGGCTGTCCCATTACTTTGGCGATTTGAATACCAATTACCGGCTGAATAAACCCGGTATTGCCGGCAGTCTGAACTTCAGGTATAATTTCAACACCCGTATCTGTTTGAAGTTTTCAGGAAACTACGGAACCGTTTCCGCTACCGATGCCGATTCCAAAAACATATTCGAACAACAGCGCAATTTGAGTTTTGAATCAGTCATCGTTGACGGATCGGCCCAGTTGGAATTCAACTTCCTGCCTTATATTCACGGCAGTGCTGATGAATATTTCACTCCTTACCTTTTTGGAGGACTTTCTGCATTTTATTACAATCCCACGGCCGAATACCAGGGCCAGGTCTACGAACTCCGCCCTCTCGGCACTGAAGGACAGTTTAAAGGGGAAGAATACCTGCCCATGTCAGGCGCATGGCTTTTTGGTGCAGGCATGAAAGTTGACCTCAATTACCAGTGGAGCATCAATGTGGAATTAGGTATTCGCTCTGCCTTTACCGATTACCTGGATGATGTGAGTACCCTGTACCCCGATAATGACGATGTGCGCCGGGATAAAGGAGAGATCGCCGCAGCCCTTTCAGATCGTTCCCTGGGCGTGGACAATCCCATCAGTAAAGAAGGCCGCCAACGCGGTAATGCCAACAACAATGACAGTTATTCTATTTTCAGCGTGAGTATGATGTATTATTTTGGAAGCATCAGGTGTCCGGAGATCAGTAAAATCAGGAAATAG